One Ancylobacter novellus DSM 506 genomic window, AGCGGTGGGCCTGCCGGACCTTTCCGGGCAGCTCGACGAGCGCGGCCTGTGGCCGGCGATCCTGTCGGGCGGCGAGCAGCAGCGGCTCGCCATCGCCCGCGCGCTCCTGGTGAAGCCGGACGTGCTGCTGCTCGACGAAGCGACTTCGGCGGTCGACGAGGCCGGCGAGGCGGCGCTCTACCGCATGCTGCGGGCGCGCCTGCCGGACACGGCGATGCTCTCCATCGGTCACCGCTCTACGCTGCTCGACCTGCATGAGCGGCATATCGAGCTCAAGCGCGGCGCCGATGGACCGGCGGTGCTGGCGGTCGCGCCGGGCCAGCTCGCGGTGGCGGAATAGACGGGTTCAGCGCGCCGCGGCGGCGTTGGCTTCCGCGGCGCGCGCCTCCGCCTCGATGGCAAGCGTGCGCTCCAGCAGGATCTCGTAGATCGGCCGCCCGCCGAGCCACTGCGCCACCATGTTGGCGAAGATGGCGGTGAGCATCACTGGCACCAGCACCGCATAGGCGCCGGTGAGCTCCATCACCAGCACCATGCCGACCAGCGGCGCGCCGATGGTGGCGGCGAACAGCCCGCCCATGGCGGCGATGGCGAAGGCGGTGAGCGTATCGGCGGGTAGCATGACCATCGTCTCCAGCGCCGAGCCGTAGAGCAGGCCGACCGTGGTGGCGAGCGCCAGGATCGGCGCGAAGATGCCGCCGGCGACGCCGGTGGAGTAGCTCGCCATGGTCATGACGAAGCGCAGCAGCACGATGAAGGCGAGCAGCGCGAGCCCTGGGGCTTCCTTCGCAAGATGGACGGCGAGCAGTTCGCCGCCCTGCGTCGCCTCTGGCAGCGCGAAGACCAGCACACCGACGATGAGGCCAACCACGGCGGGGAAGATGTAGAAGGAGCGGCGCTGGCCGAGACGGCGCACATGGTCCAGCGACCAGACCAGCGTGCGGTTGAAGGCGACGCCCACCGCGCCGAGCACGACGCCCAGCCCGATGAAGGCCGGCAGCGCGCCATAGGGCATCTGCGACACCGGCAGCGCCATATAGGGCACATTGCCGGTCAGGTACTCGGTGACGATGGCGCTGGCGAGCGAGGCCAGCACCACGCCGATATAGGTGCGCGAGGAATAGGGGAACTGCCGGCGCGTCTCCTCGATGACGAACAGCACGGCGGCGAGCGGCGCGTTGAAGGCGGCGGCGAGGCCCGCCGCGCCGCCGGCGGCGAGCAGGCCGCGCATGTCGGTGCCGGACAGGCGCGAGAGATCGGCGGCGGCCTTGGCGACGGAGGCGCCGATATGGATGGTCGGCCCCTCGCGGCCGAGCACGAGGCCGGAGCCGAGCGAGAGCACGCCGCCGACGAACTTCACCGGCAGCACGCGATGCCAGCGGACCTCGCGCAGCCCTTCCATCGCGCCTTCGATCTCCGGCACGCCGGAGCCGCTCGCCTCGGGTGCGAAGGCGCGCACCAGCCAGAGCGCGACGACCGTCATCGCGGCGGCGGCGAGGCCGCCGGCGACATAGAGCCCCGGGCCGGAAAGCTGGAGCGTGTCGCGCAGGAAGGCGGGCCAGCCCGTCATCAGGCCTTCGACGCTGAGATGGAAGGCGGAGCCGAGGACGCCGACCGCCGCACCGACCAGCGCGGCCACGACATGATATCCCCCGTTCCCCATTCCTGCCCCTCGCGGTCGTTCGAGCCTCGGCCATGGGTAGCATCGGCGGGCGGGAGCCGGAAGCACGCAACGGTCATTCCGGGCGATCGGAACGCCCTATCCGTTGGGGAAGCCAAGTGGAGGGCGCCTGAGCGCCCTCCAACGACATCAGCCGAGGCCGAGCGCGCGCCGCGTCGCCCGCTCGACTGGCGAGAAATCGCCGCTCTCCCGGTCGATCCGCAACTCCGCCGCCGGCAGCAGCGGCGGCTGCGCGAGAAAGCGCGGCCGCATGCCCCGATGTGGTTGTGCCGCGTGGACGAGGAAGGGATGGCACAGATAGACCGTGCCCGCCGCACCGGTGGCGAGGACCTCGCCATGGCCGGGCGCATCCTCGAAGCCGCTCGCCGCCAGCTCGCCGAGCGTCAGCCCGTCCTCGCCATGCGGTGCGAGCCGGCGGGCGATGTCGAGATGCGAACCGGGGCGCAGGCGCGTCGGCGCATCCGCCTCGCCGACGTCGGAGAGCAGGAACAGCATGAGCAGTGCCCGTCCCTTCGAGTGGACATTGGCGCGCCACTGCATGAAGTCCGGCGCCTCGGTGCCGAAGCTCACATCGATGTGCCAGCCGTCGTCGCCCGGATCGTCGGGCGAGGGGAAGCGGATCGGGAAGGTGCCGAGGCCGCCGCATGGCAGCCAGCGGCCCGGCCCGACCAGGGCATCGAAGGCCGCGTGCAGTGTCGGGGTGTTCACCGCCGCGCGGAAGGGCGGCAGTGCGAGGTGGCCGATGCGGATGACCGGCTGCGTCCAGCTCGTGGGGTCGTTCGGGTCGCAGCCGGTGGCACGCCAGAGGATGGCGCGGCAATCGGCAGCCAATTCCGTCGGGAAGGCGTGGTCGATGCGGACGAGGCCGTCCGCGATGAAGCGTTCGATATCCGCCGCGCCGAGGCGGGGACAAGAGAAGTCGTTCGGCATGAGATCACCTGATGAGTGCCGGCGCAGCGCGCGCGGCAGGCGGCATTCGCGGCGCGCAGGACGCGCCGATCCGGTTCTCGGTGCGCGGAGAAGCGGGATCAGCCGAGCTGGAAGACGGCGCGAATGTTGCGGATCATCATCATGGCGGGTGCAACCTAGCTCCCGATTGCCGCTGGGGCAACCGGGAGAAACAGAGGTCGGCTCACGGCAGCGCCGGCGCGTAGGTCGCCACCGGCTCGACCTTGTCGATCAGCCCATGGCTCTTCATGAACTCGCCGAAGCGGGCATAACGGCCAGCGTCCAGCGCCGCCGGCGCATGGGCGAAGCGGCGCAGCGTGTCGGTCCAGGCGGTACGGTTGAGTTCGTCGTCGAGCTTGGGGTTGGCCTTCACGAACACGCCCCACGCCTCGTCCGGGTGGTTGAGCACATAGATGGTCGCGTCCTCGACCGCGGCGAGGAAGCGCTTGAGCCGCGGATCGGCGAGCTTGTCCTTGTGGGCGACATAGATCAGTTCGTCGAACACCGGCACGCCGTGCTCCTCGGGGAAGAAGGCGCGGCCCTCCTTGCCCTCAAGCTTGATCTGGGTGAGCTCGAAATTGCGGTAGGCGCCGATCACGGCGTCGACCTTGCCGGCGGCGAGCGCCGGGGAGAGGGCGAAGTTGACGTTGATCATGGTGACGTCGGTCGGCTTCAGCCCGGCGCTCGCCAGCATGGTGCCGAGCAGCGCGTCCTCCAGCCCCGCCACCGAATAGCCGACCGTCTTGCCCTTGAGGTCGGCGATGGACTTGATCGGGCCGTCCTTCAGCACCACGAGCGCCGTGAGGGGTGTCGAGACGAGCGTGCCGAAGCGCACCAGCGGCAGGCCTTCCTTCACCGAGAGGTAGAGGCTGGGCTGGTAGCTCACCGCGACGTCCGCCTGTCCGGCGGCGACGAGGCGCGGCGGGGCGGAGGGATCGGCCGGGGCGACGAGCTCGACGTCGAGGTCGTGCGCCTGGAAGAAGCCCTTCTCCTTGGCGACGATCAGCGGCGCGTGGTCGGGGTTGATGTACCAGTCGAGCAGTACGGTGAGCTTGTCGGCGGCACTTGCGGGGGCGAGCGACAAGGCGAGGGCCACGGCGCAACCCGCAGCGGTCTGGGCGATGGTCTTGAACATGGATCTCCTCCCATTCGGAGATCCGGCGCATGAGCTTTCGGGGGAATCCGCTCGGGCGCGATGCGACCCGGCCGTCGTTCCGTCCCTTCGCCGGCATGACCCGGATCAGGTTCAAAGGGTCTGGCGGATGCCATCTCAGCCCCTGGACCTTGCGGTCGGCGGGACACCCCTCGGATGCGCGGCACGCTAGCATCGCTGACATGCCAGGGCAATTGCCGGCTAAGGGGAGGGCTACTCCCCCAGCCACCCGTCCAGATACACCGTCCGCTCGACCCCGGCGAACGTGCCGAGGCGGGCGAGTTCAGTGTCGAGGGCGGCGAGGCGGGCCTTGGAGGCGCGCACGCCCTTCTCCAGCCAGAGCCGGCGCACGTCGAGCGTGCCGGCCTTGCGGTCGGCCTTCATGTCGATGCGCCCGACCAGCCGGTCACCCTCCAGCAGCGGGAAGACGTAATAGCCCCAGACCCGCTTTTCCGCGGGGACGAACACCTCGATGCGGTAGTTGAAGCCGAACAGGCGCTCCGTGCGGTTGCGATCGCGCAGCAGCGGGTCGAAAGGGTTGAGCACCCGCAGACGCGGCGGCGGCGCGGGCAGGGCGGCGAAGGCGTCGCCGCTGCCTTTGAACGCATGCGAGGCGCGCGGGCGTGTGCCGTCGGCCGGGGCGATCAGCACGGGTTCAAGCCGCCTGGCATTCGCTGCCACCCAGGCACGCGCTTCATCCGGGGTGAGCAGGCCCCAGAAGGCGGCGATCTCGCCATGGGTGGCGAAGCCGAGCCGCTCCAGCGCCGAGGTGCAGGCCCAGTCGACGAACTCCTCGCGCGAGACCTCGCCGGCATAATAGCGTGCGGGGATGACCCGCTCGGCGAGGTCGTAGACCTTCTGGAAGCCCTCGCGGCCGGCGATGGCGAAATTGCCGGTGCGCCAGTGATATTCGAGCGCGGTCTTCTCCGGGTGCCAGTTCCACCATCCGCCGGGCGGGCGCTTTTCCGCTTCGAAGTCGCGCGCCATCAGGCGGCCTTCGGTCTTCACCCGCTCGAATACGTGGTCGATGTAGGTCTCGAAGCCGTTCTCGTGCCATTGACGCCAGCGCGCGGCGAGCGTCTCGCGGGAGCGGGCGAAGCGGTGCTTCCAATAGGGGAAGAAGGCGCTGGGAATGATGGACGCGTCATGCGTCCAATGCTCGAAAAGCTCTCCGTCCTTCTCGATCAGGCGGGAAAGCTGCTCGCGTCTGTAGTTCGGGTTGCGGGCGAACAGGATGTGGTGGTGCGCGCGCTCGACCGTCGCGATGCTGTCGACCTGCACGAAGCCGAGGTCGGTGATGAGCTCCAGCAGCCCCGCCTTGGTGAGCGGGCCGCGGGGACGGCTCAGGCCCTGCTTGGCGAGGAAGATGCGGCGGGCGTCGACGTTGGAGAGGTGCAGGCTCACGCGTTGCCGATCCAGTTCAGGTTCACCGCGACGGTTCGGCCCGTCGCCTTGGCGGCGTACATCAGCGCATCGGCCCCGCGCATCAGCGCATCGGCGTCGATCGCCTCGCGGGTGATGACGACACCCATGGCGGCGCCGATGGCGAGCCGCTGTCCGTCCGTGTCCATCACCGCGCAGAGCGCCTCGGCCAGGATCTGCATGTCCTCGATGCAGGGTGCGCTCTCTTGCGCGAAGGTGGAGAGCAGCACGAACTCGTCGCCGCCAATCCGTGCCATGAAGTGCTGCGGATCGGCATGGGAGCGCAGCCGGTCGGCGATTTGGCGCAGGACGCGGTCGCCGGTGGCGTGGCCGTGGCCGTCATTGATCGACTTGAAGCCGTTGAGGTCGATATAGGCGAGGCAGATGCCCTCGCCGGGCGGTCGCTGCTCCAGCAACGTGCTCAGCCGGTGGTCGAAGGCGGCGCGGTTCGGCAGGCCCGTGAGCACATCGGTATAGGCGGCTTCGAGCAGGCTCCGCTCGAATGCCTTCCGCTGGGAGTTGTCGATGATGATCTCGATGTCGAACCGCTCGCCATCGATGGTGCGGCGCTGCGTCGAGATGAGCGTCGGCACGATGCGGCCGGAGGAATGCCGCAGGTCGACCTCCTCGAGTTCGTACAGGCCCACCGTGTCCAACGCGTGGATGCGGCGCAGCCGCGCCGGGTCATCGAGGGCCCGCACCGTATCGAGATACATGGGCTGGCCGGCGATCTCCTCCCAGCTTCGTCCGATCATGGCGAGATAGGCCGGATTGGCCATGATGTAGCGCGAGACATGTTCCGCCGTCGAAATGCAGATGGCCACCGGCGAGAGCTCGAACACGTCGACAAGCGCTTCATAGATGACCTGGCGCGAGATCATGGATCCTCACAGGATCGGCAACGACAATATCGTCCACGCAAGGTCGATGCCGTGCAAGCCCACCGCTCTGCGCTCCTCATATGTGCGCTTCTCAGGCCGGCACGGTCTCCGGCGCCCAGGGCACGAGGCGGGTCAGCGCCT contains:
- a CDS encoding ABC transporter substrate-binding protein; this translates as MFKTIAQTAAGCAVALALSLAPASAADKLTVLLDWYINPDHAPLIVAKEKGFFQAHDLDVELVAPADPSAPPRLVAAGQADVAVSYQPSLYLSVKEGLPLVRFGTLVSTPLTALVVLKDGPIKSIADLKGKTVGYSVAGLEDALLGTMLASAGLKPTDVTMINVNFALSPALAAGKVDAVIGAYRNFELTQIKLEGKEGRAFFPEEHGVPVFDELIYVAHKDKLADPRLKRFLAAVEDATIYVLNHPDEAWGVFVKANPKLDDELNRTAWTDTLRRFAHAPAALDAGRYARFGEFMKSHGLIDKVEPVATYAPALP
- a CDS encoding winged helix-turn-helix domain-containing protein; translation: MSLHLSNVDARRIFLAKQGLSRPRGPLTKAGLLELITDLGFVQVDSIATVERAHHHILFARNPNYRREQLSRLIEKDGELFEHWTHDASIIPSAFFPYWKHRFARSRETLAARWRQWHENGFETYIDHVFERVKTEGRLMARDFEAEKRPPGGWWNWHPEKTALEYHWRTGNFAIAGREGFQKVYDLAERVIPARYYAGEVSREEFVDWACTSALERLGFATHGEIAAFWGLLTPDEARAWVAANARRLEPVLIAPADGTRPRASHAFKGSGDAFAALPAPPPRLRVLNPFDPLLRDRNRTERLFGFNYRIEVFVPAEKRVWGYYVFPLLEGDRLVGRIDMKADRKAGTLDVRRLWLEKGVRASKARLAALDTELARLGTFAGVERTVYLDGWLGE
- the clcA gene encoding H(+)/Cl(-) exchange transporter ClcA, yielding MAALVGAAVGVLGSAFHLSVEGLMTGWPAFLRDTLQLSGPGLYVAGGLAAAAMTVVALWLVRAFAPEASGSGVPEIEGAMEGLREVRWHRVLPVKFVGGVLSLGSGLVLGREGPTIHIGASVAKAAADLSRLSGTDMRGLLAAGGAAGLAAAFNAPLAAVLFVIEETRRQFPYSSRTYIGVVLASLASAIVTEYLTGNVPYMALPVSQMPYGALPAFIGLGVVLGAVGVAFNRTLVWSLDHVRRLGQRRSFYIFPAVVGLIVGVLVFALPEATQGGELLAVHLAKEAPGLALLAFIVLLRFVMTMASYSTGVAGGIFAPILALATTVGLLYGSALETMVMLPADTLTAFAIAAMGGLFAATIGAPLVGMVLVMELTGAYAVLVPVMLTAIFANMVAQWLGGRPIYEILLERTLAIEAEARAAEANAAAAR
- a CDS encoding phytanoyl-CoA dioxygenase family protein yields the protein MPNDFSCPRLGAADIERFIADGLVRIDHAFPTELAADCRAILWRATGCDPNDPTSWTQPVIRIGHLALPPFRAAVNTPTLHAAFDALVGPGRWLPCGGLGTFPIRFPSPDDPGDDGWHIDVSFGTEAPDFMQWRANVHSKGRALLMLFLLSDVGEADAPTRLRPGSHLDIARRLAPHGEDGLTLGELAASGFEDAPGHGEVLATGAAGTVYLCHPFLVHAAQPHRGMRPRFLAQPPLLPAAELRIDRESGDFSPVERATRRALGLG
- a CDS encoding sensor domain-containing diguanylate cyclase, whose translation is MISRQVIYEALVDVFELSPVAICISTAEHVSRYIMANPAYLAMIGRSWEEIAGQPMYLDTVRALDDPARLRRIHALDTVGLYELEEVDLRHSSGRIVPTLISTQRRTIDGERFDIEIIIDNSQRKAFERSLLEAAYTDVLTGLPNRAAFDHRLSTLLEQRPPGEGICLAYIDLNGFKSINDGHGHATGDRVLRQIADRLRSHADPQHFMARIGGDEFVLLSTFAQESAPCIEDMQILAEALCAVMDTDGQRLAIGAAMGVVITREAIDADALMRGADALMYAAKATGRTVAVNLNWIGNA